The DNA sequence TATAAGAATTTTTACCAATTATGAAAATTGGATTCAAGAAAATAAAAAAATACTGGAAAAATACCATAAAATATCTTATAATCTAATAGAGAATATTTTAGAAAAAAAAGAAAGGTCTATTTTGTTGAAATATGACCCAAATGGCGAAAAAAATATAGGAATATTAAATGAATTAAAAAAAGAGTATAAATTATTTAAAATGAAAGATTATGAAACTAATATTTTTAACATACCTGAAGAATTAAGGGGGATTTAATATGGGAAAAAGAAGAAGTAGTATTTTAATAGATTTTTTATTGGGAGTTATTATATCAGTAGCTGTTTTAATTTCTATAATTACATTCTTCAATATAAAATCCACACAAAAAGCAGCTTTAAAATCAGCATCTCAATCAACTAGATATTTAACTTTAGCATTAGAAAACAATGCTAAAAAATCAATTTTATATGATGACACTACAGATTTTATAAATTCTATAAATTCAATATTAAAAACAGAAAAAGATAAAATATATGAAATAGATTTATATAAACTAAGCACAAAAGACAGTTTAAAAATATTATATTCAACTTCTAAAGATAAAACAGGGAAAACTTTAAAAAGTATTGGAGTAAAAGATACTTTAGAAAAAAGCAGTTTATTAGAGGGAGCAGGAGAACATGAAGGATTAAGAACATATGATTATATTTTAACTATAAAAAATAGAAATAAAGCAATAGGAGCGTTAAACATAAGTCTATCATTGGATTATTTGAATAAAGCAAGTGGAAATATGTTGAAAGTAGATATAATTTTAGCTATTATATCTATATTATTTATTGTGGCTATAACTTCTCTTATGTTATACAAAAGAATTTATAAACCTATAAATCAATTAATAAAAGAAGTTGGGAAAATAAGAGAGGGAGAAGTTACATATGAAGTAGATGTAAAAGTTAATAATGAACTTAAATCTCTTGCAGAAGAGATAAATGAAATGAAATCTTCTATTTGGGAAAATAATTTAGAAGATAGATTTGCAAATCCAATTACTGGATTGCCAGGATTGATTCATGCAATTGAAATAATAGAAGATAAAATAGATAACGATGAATTTTTTGCAGTGTTATCAATAAGTATAAAAAATGTAGAACCATATGTATTATATTATGGATTGGCAAATGGAGAAAATATTTTGAGATTTGCAACTCAATTAATAAAAGAACTCTTAATTGAGAAAAAAATAGATGGTTATTCATTGGCACAAATGAGAGAAAATCATTATATGTTAGTAACAAAACCTGAAGTTGTAGATGATATAGCACAAGAGTTATTAGAAAAATTTGATAATGAAGTTTTTTCTTTGTATAGAGAAGATGAAAATCAAGGATATATAAAATTTACAAATAAAAACGGAGATGAAATCCATTATTCAATGATGAGTGTAACGATGGTTTCTGTAAATAATAAAATAAGAGGCGAGATAAATACTTACAAAGATATTGAAGATAGAATATTAAAAGTAGAAAAATCATATTATGATACAAAAGAAGGAAGTGTATATATACCTTATGATGAATATTTGAAAACAGATAATGTTTCTACAAAAAAAGAAAATGAATTAGCAGAAGATATAACAGAAGAGCCTAAAGAAAAGACAGAAGAAGATTTAGAAACAGACGATTTATTAGAAGGGTTAGAAGATTTAGGAGGAGATTTTGAATGACAAGGCCTAGTTGGGATAAATATTTTATGGAAATAACAGAACTGGTAGCAAGTCGTTCAACTTGCTTAAGGAGAAAAGTAGGAGCAGTAATAATAAAAGATAAAAGAATATTAGCTACAGGATATAACGGAGCTCCTAGTGGATTAAATCATTGTTTAGATATTGGATGTTTGAGAGATAAATTAAATATACCCAGTGGAGAAAGGCAAGAACTTTGTAGAGGAATACATGCAGAACAAAATGCAATAGTACAAGCAGCAAAATTTGGAATAAGCTTAGATGGTGGGGAAATATATGTAACAAATCAACCTTGTATAACTTGTAGCAAACTTTTAATTAATTCAGGGATAAAAAAAATTGTATATAAAAATCCATATCCTGACGAATTGGCAATAGAATTATTGGAGGAAGCAAAAATAATATTAGAAAGATATGAAGATGAAAACAGATAGAGAGAACAGAAAATTGGAATCTAACTTTTTCTTGACATTAGAACTAATTAGGAGTATGATTAATTATGGATAAAGTATTAAAAAATGTAATAAAAAAGGCAGTTGTAGTAACATTAGTATTAATTATATATGGGTTAATAATTAAAGAACCTTCAATTTATTTTGGAATGGCAAGTGGTTGTATTATATCAATATTAAATTTTTATTTATTGATAAATGATACTAAAAAATATATTGCCATTTCAAATAAAGTTCAAAGAATTGCTTTTGCAGGATATTTAAAGAGATATGCTATTAGTGGAATTCTTTTATTTATAATGATAAAAATAGGAATTGATTATTTTTTTGGAGCAGTTTTAGGAATTTTATTAGTGAAATTTATAATTTTATTTACACAATTTTATAATATTGCAAAAGAAAGATTGAAAATGATTTTTAATAAGAGATAATATAGATTTAAAGTAAGTAATATAGAAAAAAGTTATTGGGAAAAAGTAAAAAAAGATATAGTTTAAGGAACGTTTAAAAAATAAGTTTCTTATATTTTGTTATTTTTAAGACGTTCCTAAGTATAAAAAAGAATTTAGATAGATCGCTTTCAAAGGGTTAGTCATAATTGGCAAGTTATTTTTAAGCCATTTTTTAATAGAAAAGTATAAATTTATTCAGAAAAGAAGTTACACTATTTTTTAAGTATGGAATTTTTCAGAAACAAAAGATTTAGAAAAATATTTATACTCTACGAAATGCAGCGTAACTTCTTTTTAATATAGATAACTAAAAATTAATGAAAGGAGGTAAATTCATGTTTAAATTTGTAGCACCACCCTTAGTTGAAGGACCACATGTAATGTTTGCCATTCATACTAGCGAACATTTTCCTTTTGCTATGAAATTAGCAGATGGAAGTTTCGGATTACCTGTAACTAATACAGTAACCACAACATGGTTTATTATTGTATTTCTTGCTGTATTATTTTGGTGGGGACTAAAAGATTTAAAACTCAAACCAACCAAGAAGCAGGTATTTTTTGAAATATTATTTTCGTTTTATGACAGCTTGGTAGAAAGTACTTTTGGAAAGAAGAGGAAGAAGAAGTATGTTTTGTATATATCTACATTAATAACTTTTTTATTAATAGCAAATACAATAACTTTTTTCCCAATACCAGGAATATCATTTGAGAATGGTGGAATATCAATTGCACCACTATTTAGAGGTCCAACAGCAGATATGAACACAACAGTTGGATTAGCTTTAATAACAACTATGACTTTCTTATTTGCTTCAATATCAACAAGAGGCTTCTTAGGGTATTTAAAGGGATTAGCAGAACCTAATATATTGATGTTTCCATTAAATGTAATAGGCGAATTTGCAAAACCAATTAATATTTCTATGAGACTTTTTGGAAATATGTTTGCAGGAATGGTGATACTTGGGTTACTTTATATGGTGGCTCCAGCAATAATTCCAGCACCATTACATTTGTATTTTGATCTTTTTTCAGGAGTGGTACAAAGTTATGTATTTACAATGCTAACAATGGTATACATAAGTTCAGCTTTAAAAGAAGAAGAAGCAGAAATTTAAAAATTTTAGAAAATCTGTAAATGAAACAAAAAAATTATAATCTTATGAGGAGGTAAAGAAAATGGTAGAAATTGGAAGTAATTTAGCAGTAACAATAGTATTAGCAGCATCAGCAATAGGAGCAGGTACAGCAATGATAGCAGGAGTTGGACCAGGGATAGGAGAAGGTTATGCAGCAGGTAAAGCAGTAGAATCTGTAGCAAGACAACCAGAAGCAAAAGGAGATATAATTAGTACAATGGTAATGGGGCAAGCAATATCAGAATCAACTGGAATTTATAGTTTGGTAATAGCTCTAATTCTTCTTTATGCTAATCCTATTTTAGGTTCTTTGACAAAATTATTAGCAAAATAAAAAAATTAAAGATAGTAAAAATCAAAGATAGAAATATGTGAAGCAGAGAGGAGGTTAGAAATGGGTGGTAATATGCCTGCGGTATCTTTAGATGTGAATATGCTTTTTCAAATGGGAAATTTTATCTTGTTACTTTATGTATTCGCAAGATTTATGTTTAAACCTATGTCAAAATTTTTAGAAGAAAGAAGACAACAAATTACAGATGATATAGAAACAGCAAAATCAAATAGAGAAAAAGCAATTGAAATGGAAAAAGAGATGGAAAAAGAGTTGAAAAGTGCTAAAATGAAATCTCAAGATATATTAAATGAAGCAATAAGAAAAACTGAGGATATAAAAGATGACATTTTGAAAGAAACACATGCTACAAGAGAAAAAATGTTAAAAGCAGCAGAAGCTGACATAGTGAAAATGAAAGAACAAGTAAAAAGAGAATTACGTGATGAAATGACGATAATTGCTATAAAACTTGCTGAAAAAATGATAGAAAAGAAAATGAGTGGAGATATTGAAAAGAACCTACTTGACCAATTTATAGAAGAGGTAGGCGATGCAGAATGATAGATAATATTATAGGGAAAAGATATGCAGAAGCTATTTATGAATTAGTAGAAAGCGAAAATTTATTAGCTGTATATGAAGATTTAGAAAATGTAGTTGAAATTTATACAACTAATAAAAATTTTAATGAATTGATGAATCATCCAAAATTAAATTCAGAAGAGAAGAAAAAGATATTACAAGATACTTTTTCTAATAAAATTAGTGAATTTAGTTTTGAGATGTTAAATTATTTATTAGATAAAGATAGATTTTCTTATTTGAAATCAATAGCAGATGAGTATTTGATTATATATAATGAAAGAAATAATCTAATGGAAGTAGAAGCAACTTTTGCAATTGAGCCAAGTGAAGAACAAAAGGCAAAATTGGAGAAAAATTTAGAAAAAACAACAGGGAAAAAAGTAAAAATAGATGTGAAAATAGACAAATCTATTATTGGTGGAGGAATATTAAGAATAGGAGACAGAATAATAGATGGTTCATTAAAAAGACAATTTGAAATGTTGAGAGCAAACTTATAAGCGGGAGGTGTAAAAGTTTTGAAGATAAAACCTGAGGAAATAAGCAGTATTATAAAAACGGAAATAGAAAATTATAAAAAAACATTAGATGTAAAAAATATAGGAACAGTTCTTCAAATAGGAGATGGTATTGCTAGAATATATGGTTTGAAAAATGCAATGGCAGGAGAACTACTTGAATTTCCTGGTGGAGTATATGGTATGACTCTTAACCTTGAGGAAAATAATGTAGGAGCGGTTCTACTTGGAGATTATAAAGGAATAAAAGAAGGAGATACAGTAAGATCTACAGGAAGAATAGTAGAAGTTCCTGTTGGAGAAGAACTTTTAGGAAGAGTTGTAGATCCATTAGGAAAACCAATAGATGGAAAAGGTGAAATAAAAGCTTCTAAATTTATGCCTGTGGAAAAGAAAGCACCAGGTATTGTAAAAAGAAAATCAGTTCATGAACCATTACAAACTGGAATAAAATCAATTGATGGAATGATTCCAATTGGAAAAGGGCAAAGAGAACTTATAATTGGAGATAGACAAACAGGAAAAACAGCTGTTGCAATTGATACAATATTAAATCAAAAAGGAAAAGAAGTTTATTGTATTTATGTAGCAATTGGTCAAAAAAGATCTACAGTTGCAAGACTTGTAAAAAAATTGGAAGATGAAGGAGCAATGGAATATACAACAGTTGTAGCTGCTACAGCTTCTGATCCAGCACCACTTCAATATCTTTCACCATATTCTGGTTGTACAATGGGTGAATATTTTATGGAAAATGGAAAACATGCTTTGATAATTTATGATGATTTATCAAAACATGCGGTAGCTTATAGAGAAATTTCATTATTATTAAGGAGACCACCAGGTCGAGAAGCTTATCCTGGAGATGTATTCTATTTACATTCAAGATTATTAGAAAGAGCATCAAAATTAAGAGATGAAGATGGAGCAGGATCATTAACAGCTCTTCCTATAATAGAAACTCAAGCAGGAGATGTATCAGCATATATTCCTACAAATGTTATTTCTATTACAGATGGACAAATTTATTTGGAATCAGATCTATTTAATGCTGGATTTAGACCTGCTATTAATGCTGGTATATCAGTATCAAGGGTTGGAGGAGCAGCACAAATAAAAGCAATGAAACAAGTTGCTTCAAAAGTAAAAATAGAACTTGCTCAATATAATGAATTGGCAGCATTTGCACAATTTGGTTCTGACTTAGATAAAGCTACAAAAGCTCAATTAGAAAGAGGAGCAAGAATTATGGAAGTTCTAAAACAAGAACAATATAGTCCTTATCCTGTAGAAGAGCAAGTAGTATCTTTTTATGGTGTTACAAATGGATATTTTGATGATGTTAAATTAAAAAATGTTAAAAGATTTGAAAAAGAATTATTAGAATCTTTAAAATTAAATAAAAAAGATCTTATGGATGAGATAAATGCTAAACAAAAAGTTGATGATGAGTTATCAGAAAAATTAAGTAGTGCTATAAAAGAATTTAAAGATGGATTTGACAATGAATAAAAGAGGTGAGATAGATGGCCGTTAATATCCGAGAAATAAAGCAAAGGATAAAAAGTGTAAAAAATACACATCAAATAACAAAAGCCATGGAAATGGTTTCATCTGCTAAATTTAAAAAATACAATAAATTTGTATTAGATTCTAGACCATATTCAGAGAATCTTGAGAATATTCTAGCACATATTGCAGCAGGTGTAGAAAATGAACATCATCCACTTTTTGATGGAAAAAAAGAAGTTAAAAAAATAGGAATTATAGCAATTGCTTCTGATAGAGGTCTTTGTGGAAGTTATAATCACTCAATTACAAAAGAGCTTGAAAAATTTATAAAAGAAAATCCTGATAAAGAAGTATCAGTGATTTCTGTAGGAAGAAAAGTAAGAGATTTTTGTAAAAAGAAAGATTATGATATGAAGGCTGAATATATTCAAATTGTTCCTGAAATAATGTTTACTAAAGCAAAAGAGATAAGTGAAAACATAGTAGATTTCTTTTATGAAGATATTTTTGATGAAGTTTATTTATTATACACAAAATTTTATTCAGTTGTAAATTATCAAGTTAAATTAAATAAAATTTTGCCTATAGAAAAGGTTGAGACAAAAGAAAATATTAGTTATATTTTTGAACCTTCAGAAGAGGCTATATTAGATACTTTACTTCCAAAATATTTAAATATTAATTTATATCAATCATTATTAGAATCAACAGCAAGTGAACATGCTTCTAGAATGAGAGCAATGAAAAGTGCATCTGATAATGCAGAAGATATGACAGGAAAATTAACTTTATCATTTAACAGAGCAAGGCAAGCTAATATTACTCAAGAAATATCAGAAATAGTATCTGGAGTAGAAGCATTAAAATAGAAAAAATAAAAAGAGGAATAATTATAGAAAAATAGTAAAAATTAGCAAGAAGGAGGGAAGAGCGTGGAAAATAAAGGTACGGTTATACAGATTATAGGACCGGTAATGGATGTTAAGTTCGATGAAAAATTACCAAATATCTATAATGCTTTAACAATAAAAGATGAAACAAAAGGGATAGATCTAACAATGGAAGTTCAACAACATCTTGGAAATAATGTAGTAAGAGCTGTTGCAATGGATTCTACAGATGGACTTGTAAGAGGAACAGAAGTTATAGATACTGGAGCTCCAATTAGTGTGCCAGTTGGGAAGTCAACTCTTGGAAGAATTATGAATGTATTAGGTAAACCTGTGGATGAAATGGGTTCTATTGAATCAGAAGAATATAACCCAATACATAGAGAAGCTCCAAGTTTTGAAGAACAAGGGACAGAAACAGAAATATTGGAAACAGGAATAAAAGTAGTTGATCTTTTAGCGCCATACTCTAAAGGAGGAAAAGTTGGACTTTTCGGAGGTGCTGGAGTTGGTAAAACAGTACTAATAATGGAACTTATAAATAATATAGCAAAAGAACATGGAGGACTTTCAGTATTTGCTGGAGTTGGAGAAAGAACAAGAGAAGGAAATGATTTATGGAATGAAATGAAAGAATCAGGAGTAATCAGTAAAACGGCCTTAGTTTATGGGCAAATGAATGAGCCACCTGGTGCAAGACAAAGAGTAGCATTATCAGCTCTTACAATGGCAGAATATTTTAGAGATAAAGAGGGACAAGATGTGTTACTGTTTATAGATAATATATTTAGATTTACACAAGCTGGTTCTGAAGTATCGGCACTGCTTGGAAGAATGCCTTCAGCTGTTGGTTATCAACCAAACTTAGCAACTGAAATGGGAACTCTTCAAGAGAGAATTACATCTACAAAAACTGGTTCGATTACATCAGTGCAAGCAATATATGTACCAGCGGATGATTTAACTGATCCGGCTCCTGCTACAACTTTTGCACATTTGGATGCAACAACAGTATTATCAAGACAAATATCTTCACTAGGAATATATCCTGCGGTTGATCCATTGGATTCAACTTCAAGAATACTTGAGCCACAAGTAGTAGGGCATGAACATTATGCTACAGCTCAAGAAGTGAAACAAGTATTGCAAAGATATAAAGAACTACAAGATATAATAGCAATATTGGGTATGGATGAATTATCAGATGAAGATAAAATAACAGTAAATAGAGCAAGAAAAATACAAAGATTTATGTCACAACCATTCTTTGTTGCAGAACAATTTACAGGAATGAATGGTAAATATGTGCCATTAAAAGAAACAATAAGAGGATTTAAAGAAATATTAGAAGGAAAACATGATGAATTACCAGAACAAGCATTTCTTTATGTTGGTACAATAGACGAGGCGGTGGCTAAGGCAAGGGATCTAATGAAAGGGGCTGAATAAGAATGGCAACTTTTAAACTTGAGATAATAACTCCTCAAAAAGTGATTTACAGTAATGATGTAGATATGCTTATTACTAGAACAACAGAAGGGGATATGGGAATATTAGCAAATCATGCTCCTTTAGTTACAGAATTAGCAATTGGTGAAATGAAAATAAAAATCGGAAAAGATGAAGAGAAATATTTCGTTTCAAGTGGATTTTTAGAAGTATCAAAAGAAAAAGTATTGATTTTAGCAGATAAAGCAATGAAAGCTGATGAAATTGATATAGAAAAAGCTAAAAAAGAAAAAGAAGTTCTTGAAGCTAAATTGAAAAAACTTAATGAAGATAGAGATATAGCTGCAACAGAACATTCTTTAAAAGAAGCACTTACTAAAATAAAAATAGGTGAAACGCTTTAGAATTAATTATAGTCAGGTGATGGAAATTTTCCATCACCTGTTTTGTAATGTATTGGATAAATAAAATATAAAAAAAGAATTATAATTTTGTGTATTATGTATTTAAATTTAATAGAAACAGTTGAATTTTTAGACTTTGAAGAATTTTAAAAATGTATTGAAAGTGATTTTAGAAGTGTAAAAATAAATTTGGTAGAGGTGATAAAATGATAGTCGGATTAACAGGCGGAGTAGCAACAGGGAAAAGCGAAGTGTCAAAAATGTTTAATAGATATGGAGCAATTATTATTGATGCGGACAAAATATCAAGAGATGTTGTAAATAAAAAAGAGGTATTAAGCAATATAACAGAATATTTTGGAAAAGATATTATGAAAAAAGGAAAATTAGATAGAAAAAAATTAGGAAAAATAGTATTTTCAGATGAGGAAAAAAAGAAAAAATTAAATGAGATAACACACCCTTTAATAATAGAAGAATTGAAAAAATATATTGACAAATATAAAGAAAGTAAGGAGCTAATAATTTTTGACATTCCATTATTATTTGAAGTTAATTTTGAAAAATATTTGAATAAAGTTATAGTTGTATATTGTGGATTTGAAATTGAGTTAAATAGATTAATGAAAAGGGAAAATATAAATTATTCTGAAGCAGTAAATATTATAAAATCACAAATGGATCTAAAAGAAAAACTTGAAAAAGGAGATATATTAATAGAGAACAGTGGAACAATAGAAGAGTTAGAAGAAAAAGTATTTAGGTTATATAGTAAATTAAAACGAGACTAAATATTTAGTCTCGTTTTAATTTTAATTTAGTTTTGAGTTTTTACAATAAACTTAATAGCAGTTCTTTTTTCTTCGTTGATCATAACATCAACAAAAGCAGGAACACAAACAAGATTTTCTCCTGTTGGAGCTACAAAACCTCTTGCGATTGCAATAGCTTTTACAGCTTGATTTACAGCTCCTGCACCAATAGATTGAATCTCTACTGAAGGGTTATCTTTTAAGATACCTGCTATAGCACCTGCTACAGAATTTGGATTAGATTTTGTTGAGACTTTTAAAACATCCATTAATATTACCTCCTTATAATGTTTTTTAGTAAGTTTGTAAAACCCTAATAATCGAAAAAGAACCATCCTATTTTTTAAACATTTTACAGCTTGATTTTGTTATAAAGAATAAGTTGGTTTTTAATTACGATACATATATTATACGAAGATTTTTTTTATTTCCTTCTTTTTTTTAAAAATTTTTTTGGATCAATTTTTATAACCCCTTTTTTTGTTTGTTTTCTTAATTCAAAATGGAAATTTTTGTCAGCATATGCTATAATAGCTGTGTTCTTTTTTATATAGTCACCTTTGGTAACTTTTAATTTTTTTAGATTATAATAAATAGAAACATAACCACTGTCGTGATATATAAAAATAGTATTTCCTAATGAATTTCTAGTTCCTGAAAATATAACTATTCCAGGGGCAATAGGAAATATAGGAGAATTACTTTTTATAGATAAATTTAAAGTAGAGTTTTCAGCTTCAGAAACTGAAAATAAATTTTTTGGTTCTATTGGATATAAAAAATTCATATTATTTAATGTTAATTGTTTTTTTCTAATTTTTTTTATATTGCTCACTTTAGGTTTTGAGGGAGATATATTTTTTTTTACATAATTGATTTTGTTATTTTTAATTATTTTTACAGTTTTTTTAGGTTTTATATTATTTTTATCAATAGGGTTTCTCGATTTAATATTATTTTTTAATGCAGTATCATTATTTTTAGATTTTAATAAATTTGGATTTGTTTTGTTGGTACCATCATCATAAATAGCAGGATATTGTTTGCCTTTAGAATACATATTACTGCCATCATCTTTAAATGAAGAATTTGTACAACCAACTATTAAAATGGAAATAATTAATAACAATATATTTTTCATAGTCATCACTCCTTAAAAATATTATAACATATAAATAAGAAATGTAAAAGGAAAAGAGGTGGATTTTTTGAAAACAAGGATAATTTCTATAGCTAGTGGAAAAGGTGGAGTAGGGAAAAGTTTTGTTACTTTAAATTTAGCGGTAGAGTTAGCAGTTCAAAGAAAAAAAGTGTTGTTAATAGATGCAGATGTTGGATTAGGCAATATACATATACTTGTAGGAAAAAATCCAAAATATAGTATAGCAGATTTAATGGAAGGAAATTGTAAATTAGAAGATAGTTTAATGGAATTAGTAAAAGGGAATTTGAAAATTCTTGCTGGTGGAACAGGCTTTAAAAAAATGTTTCATATGTCAAAAGAAAAAAGAAGTAATTTATTCAAAGAATTAAAAAAGATACAAAATAAATTTGATATAGTTTTAATAGATATAGGTGCGGGAATAAATAAAGATGTAATATCGTTTTTAGAATTGGGAGATGAAGTAATATTAGTTACTAATCCAGATATTACAGCAGTTGCAGATGCATATTCTCTGCTGAAATCTATAGTAAATGTACATACTATTACTAAAAATATAGGCGTTATAATAAATAAAGCAGACATAGATTTAGGAGAAAAAGTATTTGAAAAATTAAAAAATGTATCAGAAAAGTTTTTGAAAACAAAATTAAAGCATATTGGTTCTATAGATGAAAATAGGAAAATGGCATATGATTCCACACAAAAAAGATTGCCAATATATTATTTAAGTCCATCATCAAAATTTAGAAAAGAATTTTATAATTTAAGTGTAAAAATTTTTTATAATAAAGAGTTACATGATTCGAAAAATGTAAGTATTGTTACAAAATTTATGCGATTTTTAGGAGTGGATGGGTAATGATGGAACGAGATATAGAAGTTTTAATTGAAGAAGAAAAGATTAATTTAGAAAATATAAAATTAAAAAAATTAAAACAAAGTTTTGAAGGAACATTTTTTGTAAGCCTATTTTTAATATTTACTTTAATATTTTTTAATGTGAAAGAGGTAAAATTAGTAGATAAAAAGCAGAAGCCTTTTAAATCAAAATATAGATATAATAATAACATAAAAATGAATTATTTGAGAAAATTTAAAACAATGAAAAAAATTAAAATAAATAAAGGGGACACAATATATTCTCTGTTTAGAGATAATAAAATTCCATATAGCAAAAAAAATATAGAGAAATTTAAAATTATAAATAGAATAAATAAGAGATTAAGAAGCTTAAAAATAGGTAAAGAGATATATTTGCCTATAAAAATAGGAATGGAGGAATAGATGGGAATAAAAACAATGTTAGCAATAGGGACAGGTGGATTTATTGGAGCTAATCTGAGAAGCTATATTAATGGAGTGGTTAATGAAAAAATTGTACATCATTTACCCTTAGGGACGTTGACAGTAAACTTATTAGGAAGTTTGACATTAGGAGTATTATTTGCATTTTTTACATACACACATATATTTTCTCCAAGGATGAAATCATTATTGTCAACAGGAATGATGGGAGCATTAACTACATATTCTACATTTGCAATGGAGACATTTTTTTTGATAGAAGGAGAAAGTTATGCACTTGCTATCTTAAATATGGGATTTAATGTAATAGGAACAGTTATGTTTGCAGGAATAGGATTTAAAGTTACAGAAATGTTATTAAAAGCACATTAAAAGAGTTGGGAATGTTATTTTTAAGCCAT is a window from the Haliovirga abyssi genome containing:
- the atpD gene encoding F0F1 ATP synthase subunit beta; protein product: MENKGTVIQIIGPVMDVKFDEKLPNIYNALTIKDETKGIDLTMEVQQHLGNNVVRAVAMDSTDGLVRGTEVIDTGAPISVPVGKSTLGRIMNVLGKPVDEMGSIESEEYNPIHREAPSFEEQGTETEILETGIKVVDLLAPYSKGGKVGLFGGAGVGKTVLIMELINNIAKEHGGLSVFAGVGERTREGNDLWNEMKESGVISKTALVYGQMNEPPGARQRVALSALTMAEYFRDKEGQDVLLFIDNIFRFTQAGSEVSALLGRMPSAVGYQPNLATEMGTLQERITSTKTGSITSVQAIYVPADDLTDPAPATTFAHLDATTVLSRQISSLGIYPAVDPLDSTSRILEPQVVGHEHYATAQEVKQVLQRYKELQDIIAILGMDELSDEDKITVNRARKIQRFMSQPFFVAEQFTGMNGKYVPLKETIRGFKEILEGKHDELPEQAFLYVGTIDEAVAKARDLMKGAE
- the atpC gene encoding ATP synthase F1 subunit epsilon → MATFKLEIITPQKVIYSNDVDMLITRTTEGDMGILANHAPLVTELAIGEMKIKIGKDEEKYFVSSGFLEVSKEKVLILADKAMKADEIDIEKAKKEKEVLEAKLKKLNEDRDIAATEHSLKEALTKIKIGETL
- the coaE gene encoding dephospho-CoA kinase (Dephospho-CoA kinase (CoaE) performs the final step in coenzyme A biosynthesis.) — its product is MIVGLTGGVATGKSEVSKMFNRYGAIIIDADKISRDVVNKKEVLSNITEYFGKDIMKKGKLDRKKLGKIVFSDEEKKKKLNEITHPLIIEELKKYIDKYKESKELIIFDIPLLFEVNFEKYLNKVIVVYCGFEIELNRLMKRENINYSEAVNIIKSQMDLKEKLEKGDILIENSGTIEELEEKVFRLYSKLKRD
- a CDS encoding stage V sporulation protein S produces the protein MDVLKVSTKSNPNSVAGAIAGILKDNPSVEIQSIGAGAVNQAVKAIAIARGFVAPTGENLVCVPAFVDVMINEEKRTAIKFIVKTQN
- a CDS encoding M23 family metallopeptidase → MKNILLLIISILIVGCTNSSFKDDGSNMYSKGKQYPAIYDDGTNKTNPNLLKSKNNDTALKNNIKSRNPIDKNNIKPKKTVKIIKNNKINYVKKNISPSKPKVSNIKKIRKKQLTLNNMNFLYPIEPKNLFSVSEAENSTLNLSIKSNSPIFPIAPGIVIFSGTRNSLGNTIFIYHDSGYVSIYYNLKKLKVTKGDYIKKNTAIIAYADKNFHFELRKQTKKGVIKIDPKKFLKKRRK
- a CDS encoding AAA family ATPase; translation: MKTRIISIASGKGGVGKSFVTLNLAVELAVQRKKVLLIDADVGLGNIHILVGKNPKYSIADLMEGNCKLEDSLMELVKGNLKILAGGTGFKKMFHMSKEKRSNLFKELKKIQNKFDIVLIDIGAGINKDVISFLELGDEVILVTNPDITAVADAYSLLKSIVNVHTITKNIGVIINKADIDLGEKVFEKLKNVSEKFLKTKLKHIGSIDENRKMAYDSTQKRLPIYYLSPSSKFRKEFYNLSVKIFYNKELHDSKNVSIVTKFMRFLGVDG
- the crcB gene encoding fluoride efflux transporter CrcB yields the protein MGIKTMLAIGTGGFIGANLRSYINGVVNEKIVHHLPLGTLTVNLLGSLTLGVLFAFFTYTHIFSPRMKSLLSTGMMGALTTYSTFAMETFFLIEGESYALAILNMGFNVIGTVMFAGIGFKVTEMLLKAH